In one Nicotiana sylvestris chromosome 8, ASM39365v2, whole genome shotgun sequence genomic region, the following are encoded:
- the LOC104212260 gene encoding 36.4 kDa proline-rich protein produces MQLSFLEPKIKVMGSKISAIFFISMIFMSTCLSPAYATSGQCPCTPPYPPYQRPSPPGTTPRPPHPPKSPRHPHPPKSPGRPPHPPSTPRPHPPTTKPPPHHGGAPPRVLPPIVRPPPVVTPPVTRPPGISPPVTRPPGILPPIVNPPVVTPPVTRPPGILPPIINPPVTRPPGILPPIINPPGILPPITTPPGGIPPPSAGYPPYAPPGGGGGGAPGRGGGGGGGIPGITPAPPATCPIDALKLGLCLDVLGGLVHIGIGNPVEHICCPVLQGLLELEAAICLCTTIRLKLLNLNIFLPLALSVLATCGLTPPPGFICPPLV; encoded by the coding sequence ATGCAACTATCCTTTTTAGAACCCAAaattaaagttatgggttcaaagaTTTCAGCAATCTTCTTCATTTCTATGATTTTCATGTCAACATGTTTATCACCAGCTTATGCAACTTCGGGACAATGCCCATGTACTCCTCCTTATCCACCTTACCAACGCCCTAGTCCACCTGGCACTACTCCACGGCCGCCACATCCGCCTAAATCTCCACGTCACCCTCATCCACCTAAGTCCCCTGGTAGGCCGCCCCACCCTCCGTCAACGCCACGTCCGCATCCACCAAcgaccaaaccaccaccccaccaCGGCGGAGCACCTCCTAGGGTTTTGCCGCCTATTGTCAGACCACCACCAGTTGTAACACCTCCGGTCACAAGGCCACCTGGCATTTCACCTCCAGTCACTAGGCCACCTGGCATTTTACCACCTATTGTCAATCCTCCTGTTGTAACACCTCCAGTCACTAGGCCACCTGGCATTCTTCCACCTATAATAAATCCTCCGGTCACTAGGCCACCTGGCATTCTGCCACCTATAATAAATCCACCTGGCATTTTACCACCAATAACAACTCCTCCCGGAGGAATCCCACCACCTTCTGCTGGATATCCACCTTATGCACCTCCTggtggaggtggtggtggtgCGCCCGGTCGCGGAGGAGGAGGCGGCGGCGGTATTCCGGGTATTACTCCAGCGCCGCCTGCCACGTGTCCTATAGATGCATTAAAACTTGGGCTTTGTCTTGATGTTCTTGGAGGATTAGTGCATATTGGGATAGGAAATCCAGTGGAACATATATGCTGCCCAGTGTTACAAGGATTGCTAGAGCTAGAAGCTGCGATTTGTTTATGCACAACAATAAGACTTAAACTTCTTAATCTTAACATTTTCCTCCCATTGGCACTTTCAGTTCTTGCAACTTGTGGTTTAACTCCTCCTCCTGGTTTCATATGTCCTCCTCTTGTCTGA